A window of Glycine soja cultivar W05 chromosome 2, ASM419377v2, whole genome shotgun sequence genomic DNA:
ATTTAGTTTTGATACACTGGTGGTGTATTTATGCTATCAACCAATTAGAAATATGACTATTATTTCAAAAGTCATCAACAAATTCATGATTGGATAGTAATGTAAAAAGTTTTGCACTATCTGTAATTCTGTATATTCTATAGTCGTTCCTACTTAAACTTAAGTGTTAAATAACTTTTATATCATGATATATTAAATGTATcccttttaatataaaaaaaaatactttgtttTCTTAATCACTTATTAGCATTTGCCTTGTATTAATGTACTAATGTGAGGTTTCAGCTAATAGTATTGTGCAAATGATCAAggcagaaatatatttacacatACAATACATGTTTGGGAACACAGAGAGAAGGTGGACGATGTGGAATGTTGCAATTGATGATAACTTACCGTTTAACAGATTAAGCAGGCTTCCATTGCTTTGATATTTGTAAATGATGAATTTTTCTTCACTGGTGGAACGATAACCAACAAGGGGGAGAATATTCTGATGCTTCAAGTTACTTATCTTCCTTAATGTTTCACCAAATTCTTCCAAGGATACCTGCAAATTCTTCAATCTTTTGACAGCATAGTAAACATTGTGTTCCAATTTCACCTTGTAAAGGCTGCTGCAGAAGCCTTCACTCCTCAAGTCAGCAGTGGCTCGAAGAAGGTCCTCGAGTGTGAACCTTTCACGATCTTCAACAAAGAAAACAAGCTCAGAATCTCCTTCCTTTAGCTTCACCTCTTGAACTTCATGAGTTGTAGCCTTTATTATTGGAGACACACGACGATGGTCTTTAACTACAGCAACCTCTTTCTCTGCACTTAACTTTGCTGACTTCTTTACAATAAAGTAAATGCTTGACAAAAGCAATCCAGCACCCAAAAGGAACACCCCCAAGGTTTCCACCCTCCAAGACGATGAATCCTTCCCATTATTAGGTGTGCTGTTACTTAAAGCACCTGGTGGTGTTGCCTGCTCTTGCAGTATTGTGTTTGTGTCACTTTCCTTTAGCCTCTCTTTGGTACTATTGCTTTCCAACTTGTTACTTGGAGTCACATAATACCTAAGGAGGTGCCTATAATATTGTTGTTTACTAGGGATCATACCAGAAAAATTGTTATTGGAAATGTCTAAGTTCCTAAGATGTTTCAATTTTGTTAAGGCATTTGGCAACCTCCCACTCAATTGGTTGCTGGTTACATTTAAATGTGTCAACCTTGTACAATGCAAAATTGACTGTGGTATGGTTCCTCTAATGTTGTTGTTAGCCAAGCTTACCACTCTTAACTTTTGGAGCCTGCATAGGGAATCTGCATCGATTGTGCCACTAAGGTTCAAGTTCTCAAGCCTTATATGTACAACATTGGTAGCATTTGAGTTACATCTTACACCATTCAACTTGACCAAGCATGGATGCGATGGTGACCCATTCCAGGTAATGTTAAGCTCGTTTCTGGGATCAAGGGCCCTTAAGAAATTTAAGAAAGACTCAGATTCTGATGACTTACCTCTTGTACAGTCTatgataaagaaaatgatagCAAAGAAAACTAGCCTCCTTAGaaacacagcaaaatctcttgTGTTCTGCATTTTTTGTGGCTTTCTCCTCTGTTGTTAAGGGTTTCGCGAGTGAATCATGCTAGTCCTGCATGCTTCTTTATTTGTGAATTGGATAAGGACTTATCTCTTCTTAGAAGTTTTCGCTGGGTACGTGTAATACTTGTTTTATTTGGTACATCGTTAATATCTCCATGCAATATAAAATTACACGTTGTTCCAAAAATTGATGGGTGGTATGTATATCGGGATTGACAACAAAATTCCAAGGTATCAGTATAACTCTTGTCATGAAGCATCTATCCTATAAACTAAGTGTTTCTACAGGGAATTTCAAAATACTCTGTTCTCCAACAAAAATATTCACCTCTTTCGGAGTACCTACCTACCCCATATACCAACATTttatagataaatataaaaataaattttatgttttgcaCGCTATTTtggttagttataaaaaaaattgttagctGAAAAGACTATTTAACCTTGTTAGTAGCATTtgataaacatttttcttatagTTTGTAATCTTTTTGAGATACTACTTCTAGTAaccattttttaaactttagcttttaatttcctatattttactcatcttatgttattaaaatatttattaaatttccattttatccttttttaatgTAAGGtaagatttcattttttttttctttcacccaTAATGTATAGTTTTACATAAGattggttttattatttttattttattctatttatatttttagatatttttatctaacacgtataatttagtaaattaatttattagctTTTAGGTTGTTTTGAACGTGAGTGACGTAGAAATTGCACGATAATGGATGGTTAGAGAAAAGGGAGAGGCTCAGAAGAATTTGggaaacttaataaaaaataaaaaataaaagctagTAAAACCACAacctttaatttaaaatataataaatccaATGATGTTAACAAGGTTTGTCAAGGTGGGAGACATATCATGTTAATTGCCGTCATGTATCATAACCTTTAAGTCTTTTATGTTTCAATTAGATTTCCCTAGCATCGCAATTATGCAATTGAATCGATAAAAGTGTTACGTGGCCAATTTTTATTTGTCAATCTATTCAAATTATCACTAATGTTTTCTGacaaataatattgtaattagATTAACATTTTTCGTTTCAATTTGTACTgagatttttttggtaaaaaaaataccaatgctcttataaaaaaaaagagttaataaaaattaatctggACAACATGGTTCTAAAccaaacatattaaaaacattaacCAGGCTGAAAGCTGTAATAGATGTGATGTGAGCAGCAAAacgttaatatattatattcatttaataGATAAGAATgaatagttttaattaatttatttgagtaATAATATGGGTGAATGTTGGATGACATCGATTATAGGTGTGTGCCGGCTAGGATTTGtaaggaagagaaaaatgaaaattggaaGTGTTTATAGACATTATGAGTGTCTTGATACATAGGTGATTTTTCActctattcttttttgttttcctgtTTTTTATCTTAACCCTTATCATCATATCCTGCATGTCTTGTAGGTAAACGGAATAAATGACATAGAAAGGGGGGAAAATACCCTTGTGTGGGAGAAAAGAGACAAGAGAAGGCACAGTAAataaaggaaaggaaaagaatagggataacatatatattttacttctccacattataaaatttaagaagaCAGAGTACATTAAACCACTTTTTGAACTCTTATATTTGTTGTGGTGGCTGTGGTCATGAGTATGCGGCTGAGTCTTTGCATAAGAAAGAATTAGTAAGTAGAGACTATAAAAGTAAGTATTATTCGTCACAAGTcatgtgaaatatatatatatatatatatatatatatatatatatatatatatatatatatatatatatatatatatattacctcATGTGTATTCTTCCCAAGAACCCTACTTGCATAACAaaaagttctttatcttttctaaCAATTagttaaacaatatatattttaacattaGATATTTCAATATGGTATGATTCTTCGCAtacattttttgaattttcatgtATCACTTAATTTTGTACATTTACcgcaaataaataatattatatagtttaatttttcttattagaTAAACTATCAAATATACTATAGTatcaaaaaatgaaagagaaaaaatacatgacattaaaaagtaacaacaacatttttcaccttgtttaatttctaaatgtaaatgatgccaaaaaaaaatcctaaatgtaaataattttactacATACAATTTGGTTACTAGTctattaatttaaacattttatctATTGTAAGTACGGTCGATAAAATAAAgttgttaaaattataattttaaccaTTTTTAAGACGATCcaaatatgatttaaaaaaaaggtgatccaaatattaaacttaatttaCAAATCAAGTCAAATCTTATCTTCTTTATAAGCTTTCATTATGACTTATGAgtatttctaaatcaaatcaatataagtgaaagaaattaaattaattccaaatttaaatttaatattctgATCgcagtttaaaatttaatataagttTTGTAAGAAAATCCAGTCACAATAAATTAGTTCTTAAAAGCAACTAATTTTGTAtcattaatatcataaaatttaattaatgaattacATAATGCAATCTGTTTTGAAAtagtatatttttgttatatttgtattGCCTAAAAtgctttacattttaaaaaaaatcttaatattttgGCAAATAGCTGTCATGGACCTAGTTATATAGATAGGAGACTAATTGTAGCATTAGCATGTGCCGTTCCTTGAATATGTTAGATTATACATGAAcaactaattaataattgaaaataaacattcatTGACTTTCCACCTCtgcaaaaaatatttactcTCCTACCTTGACCTGCATGATATAAAGTTATGAAccaagaatatttttttgtctaagGTCAAAAGATAACAGgtctttttcaatttattaaattagaggCTAATATcatgtataattaaattttttttcagagATTATTAgaaagattaagtttcttatgtataaaCAAGTGTACCTGTTGTATTTGTTtaagcattttgatatatttctttttttctctagcTGCTGTCGGTATGTcattattgtatcattttgggtttaatataatttacattttttccaaaaaaaaaatttataaaataaaaattaaacataaattatctcactatataaatcatttttattcatGTGAATACCTTAATCTATTTACAAATCCTTTGAGTTTATGAACCACCAATATACTAATATATGAGTGATATTACCGCAATCACTGTTATAACATCAAACATAacgaaattaaaattgaatattttccCCTGCCATAATTCCATTGGCAACCTTCCTTCGAAATTGCCCCTAAGGTTGTTTAACCACCTTGCACTTGTCTTTATCTCCAATTTGCTCGTGCAGAAGATGATtctgtgaagtgttttttttttgtttttttgaaattatgtaGTAATGTTCTTTGGCATTCATGAGGAATTTGCAAAGTACAATGCTTGGATTCGTGCCCTGCAAATAAAAGAATACTGAAAGCAATAAGAAAAGTCAATGTCAAAATCCCTATTGCTTTAAGGAGAAAAAAGATGTGGTACACCCAACGGGTCACTACAATAATTTCCCAACAAAAATGAGTGGGGTTGCACGTTACAAGTCTAAATACCCTTTAGTTCACGCCTACTTCTCTTCATCATTAAGCTTAGCTTTAATCCAATAGCCGTTGgaccaatttttaaaatatgaacaacTCATTTTGCTTGTTGTAGTTATTATATGTAGGCTGGCCTCCAGACACGCTTAAATTGCGTTCAAATCCTTGACTTCACCTTTTTCCTTTGCCCTCGAATCAAACGATAAAACCCTTTTCATTCTCACATTGCTTTTGATTTCTTCCAATTTcccattttcataagcaaaaaagaTATTTGAACACCCAAAATTCAACcctaaagagaaagaaaaaaaagaaacaaaaatatgtatgatatataatatgatGTGACACTAAGtgagagataaaaataaaaaaatattaatgaaatgtttaaaattaaaaagtgttcaAATATTATCACTCAAATATCCTTTTGATATTCAAACATTCTTTAAGGATAgtaatttagaatttatttaaatatacttatataaaaagattaataaatcTTGTACaatacaaaatgataaaataaaaagtacatatAAAGGATATGATTTTCAAGGATGAAGATAcgaatagtttttaaaaactacATTTATACTTGGATGAAATCGTTAACCCATATCCTTTTTAGAATCAGGTCCTTCTAAAATGGGacaattatactttttttttataaaatttcctTTCTAAGATTACATTTAAGAGACtttaatactatttttatttttcaagatatagtatttatattccatcatgcattcattgaCTGCTGATTACatctaatatacttttttttaacatatattgcCAAATCAAATCATCATTCAATGTATGCTGCACAACAGTCAGTAAAATTTCCTATGTACAAAATGACACCAACCCCAATCAAGCCCTCCCCTGGTAACCCCCATATTCATCAACCAAACCTTATCCAATTTCACAACTCGccaaatggaaaataaaaacaatttaattttcacACTTCTATCTAGGCTGCCCAAATTGACATTGCATACTGAAAAGGTAggtgaatcaaattaaaaaaccaaCACTGTAAGAAATATTATTCTATTGATATGAACAAGAACAGTCATCATTTtcgtcatcatcatcaacaatctCATCAAAGAAAGGATCTCTTAGAAGCTCAGCTGCAGAAGGCCTAGCCCTTGGCTGAGCAAGGCACTTCTCAATGAAAGCCTTAACCTCAGGATCTTTGACCTTGTTCAAGGCAGCAGGTCTAACTCCAGAAGACACCTTCTTGTATATCTTAGCAACATTGTCACATTCACTATAAGGAATCTCTACTGTCACCATCTCTAACACACACATCCCAAATGAGTATATGTCCACCAATTCTGTGTAGTCTTCATCGTATAACTCTGGAGCCATAAATTCTGGTGTGCCAAGAATCGTGTGTGCACAATGGTTCTTGCCCACAATTGCTGCCAAACCCAAGTCACCAATCTTAACCTGATAACCatggaaaaaaataacatcacTAAAACCACTTTTTTTGTCATtaactattttctatttttgaaacaaaaatgtttGATAAGAACAGTTtctaaaaatagtttaaaattaaaatatctctagactgttatgatttttaatttcaattatccATTACTCATGTTCTTTCTTATGATATCCCATCTACTTGCCTGATTACTCTCTTCATCCCATTTTCTTCCCTTGTTTACTCTCTTCTAccccttttaaaaatttgtttttgaaaatttaggTTTTAAAACCAAGTAACAGTTATTGGACAACTTGATATAAACACCAAAAGCTTAGAAACACAAATATTAGGCTGAAATCAATATTCATAGTGATAATGCACCACTTATTTcacctatcattttttttcacagTAGTAAATTATTAGCAAAACAGAAGTAGTCATCAAATTGTTATtctaaaaacaatataatttgattgtttttgtcAAGCAAACAGGAGACATCATGACTTGCTCAAGTTAATTACTTAGATCTCACACAAGGAATTCATGTCAaatgaaagtaaataaataagtaatcaattttttctttcattagttGTAGTTGATTTTCACCTTGATaatcaatcaaacatataactgaaagaaaaacaagatttGAAGAAAATGGTTCACCTGGCCAGTATTCCCATTGACAAACACATTGCTGCAATTGAGATCTCTGTGGATGATGCAGGGATCGTGCAAGTGCAAATAATTCAACCCTTTCAAAATCTGCTTAGACCACTTCTTTAGGGCCTTTATGGAAACATGTCTGTGCTTCTTCCTGTACTCCCTCAAATTCCCACTGGTGCAAACCTCAGTGATGAAATTCAAAGTGTTTCTCTGCTCATCCCTCCACACATTGTAAAGTGCAATGATGTTCTTGTTGGTCAAGCTTCTGAGCAACCTCACTTCAGAGTAAAGCCTATCCAACATGGCAGGGTCATCACAGAAGTTCCTCAGCTTAACCTGGTTCCATGCCAcctctattccttcttcttgatcaAATGCACGGTACACTTTCTTCACAGCACCACATCCGAGCAACTCACTGTATCTACCATAGCGACCGGTTGGATCGGTCTCAACAAATGGCTCGGAATCTTTGTCAGGGTTAACACTTGGCATCTATCACATGCAACAGTACCAATCAGAGACTcagcaaaatcaaaatcatatcaTATCAAACCAAATTCAGTATGTCACTAAATTTTGTgggagaaaaaggaaacaaacaacaaccacaacaacaaaacaaccccattaaagtttataaataaaaaaccaaacaaatataaactcaaaattaaccaaattcaacaaataacatatataagaagaaaaaactgtTATGTCACACGGTAGAAGCTAATTACTAAGTCTAGCGATTAATTCATTGATTATCACGTTTTCATGTCGGTCAATCTTCTCTTAACATGTGAACAAGTTTTtgaatttactaaaaaaaagagagagaatacaATTCTATTATGTGTGATATGAATATTGGCTGAACTTACGAACATGCAGTGGTTTCAGATCATACGCAATAATTTCtcaccaaatatttttttaagtaaaagagaaaaacacaGACAGAGTTGTGGAAGAGAAGAACAGTGAATGAATGAATATAATGCATGAAAGAAGAAGGATAAGATTGATTACCATGAAGAGAACCGCTTGTTTGACCcccaaaggagagaaaacaacacaattCTGCAGCTTTCGGCAGAAAAGAGAAGCTAACTACGCTCCAACCTCAAATCAGACACATAAAATGAGGGGAGAGGTCAGAGACGTGTAAATGTCCACTATTTATAATAAAGAAGCAGTGTTGAAGGCTAATTAATTCACACTATAGAATATTCCAACTTTTTCTATATGTTTTTAAGTATAGTAAAACAATAACTTTGTCTTTTTAAAATGAGATACCGTATTCAATTCAaatcttgaaaataataaaaagtatgagtagactttttctttaaaaaaaaatgagtttattttaCTCAGAATTACCTAAAAtctaatatgacttttaaaaatgaaagattgaaaaaataataataaaacaaatgaattgattgttttttttcacTCATCTCTGTCATGTCATGGCTCATGGGAGATGCATATGCCATTAATAACGTCTagagaataatttttaaatttctataatATCTTTACATTATTCTCTCtatttattaaacataaaaagtgttttaagaTATCAAATATATTTACTTTCATTTGATACTTTTCTGTAtcaaaaaatgtaaatgaagatttcaataaattaaataaacttttgatattatctttgatttgtagaaataaaaaaaaattacaatgaaagTGGAACAAAGGAAACAG
This region includes:
- the LOC114402896 gene encoding probable inactive receptor kinase At5g53320 encodes the protein MQNTRDFAVFLRRLVFFAIIFFIIDCTRGKSSESESFLNFLRALDPRNELNITWNGSPSHPCLVKLNGVRCNSNATNVVHIRLENLNLSGTIDADSLCRLQKLRVVSLANNNIRGTIPQSILHCTRLTHLNVTSNQLSGRLPNALTKLKHLRNLDISNNNFSGMIPSKQQYYRHLLRYYVTPSNKLESNSTKERLKESDTNTILQEQATPPGALSNSTPNNGKDSSSWRVETLGVFLLGAGLLLSSIYFIVKKSAKLSAEKEVAVVKDHRRVSPIIKATTHEVQEVKLKEGDSELVFFVEDRERFTLEDLLRATADLRSEGFCSSLYKVKLEHNVYYAVKRLKNLQVSLEEFGETLRKISNLKHQNILPLVGYRSTSEEKFIIYKYQSNGSLLNLLNDYIAGRKDFPWKLRLNIACGIARGLAFIYRKLDGEEEVVPHGNLKPSNILLDENNEPLISEHGLSKFMDPNRGFLFSSQGYTAPEKSLTEKGDVYSFGVILLELLTGKSIEVSRIDLARWVRSMVREEWTGEVFDKEVRENDHQWAFPLLNIALLCVSCFQENRPTTVEILEKIEEVMDQHEQHQERYASKCCSNGSNRDECCSLHKIIPETWDSPGSNY
- the LOC114402906 gene encoding probable serine/threonine-protein kinase WNK11 is translated as MMPSVNPDKDSEPFVETDPTGRYGRYSELLGCGAVKKVYRAFDQEEGIEVAWNQVKLRNFCDDPAMLDRLYSEVRLLRSLTNKNIIALYNVWRDEQRNTLNFITEVCTSGNLREYRKKHRHVSIKALKKWSKQILKGLNYLHLHDPCIIHRDLNCSNVFVNGNTGQVKIGDLGLAAIVGKNHCAHTILGTPEFMAPELYDEDYTELVDIYSFGMCVLEMVTVEIPYSECDNVAKIYKKVSSGVRPAALNKVKDPEVKAFIEKCLAQPRARPSAAELLRDPFFDEIVDDDDENDDCSCSYQ